A genomic segment from Paenibacillus sp. FSL K6-1096 encodes:
- a CDS encoding ATP-binding cassette domain-containing protein, translated as MEALQLEQVVKQYGEKTAVNGISLKVERGEIYGLLGANGAGKTTTMRMVLGLIYPDGGRILYNGKPYSKELQHLTGYLPEERGLYPKVKVSDQIIYLARLRGMPASEADKSLKYWLDRFDVPEYYNKKIEELSKGNQQKMGFVAAVVHKPEILILDEAFSGLDPVNVELLKDTVKELRDQGTSILFSTHRMEHVEELCRNITILDRSNTVVQGDIREIKKGYPREHVVLRTAGEVTGLAEIAGVTGVERQERGYLLSISEIGAAQRILQAAMAQGEVEHFEIKEPTLNQIFIRAVGESNE; from the coding sequence ATGGAAGCATTGCAGTTGGAGCAGGTAGTGAAGCAGTACGGCGAGAAGACAGCAGTCAACGGAATTAGTCTCAAAGTGGAGCGGGGCGAGATTTACGGCCTGCTGGGTGCCAACGGCGCCGGCAAAACAACGACCATGCGTATGGTCCTCGGTCTGATCTACCCGGACGGCGGCCGTATCCTATATAACGGTAAGCCTTACAGCAAGGAGCTTCAGCATCTGACAGGATATCTCCCTGAGGAACGGGGGCTGTATCCGAAGGTTAAGGTCAGCGACCAGATTATCTATCTGGCCCGGCTGCGCGGGATGCCGGCCAGTGAGGCGGATAAGAGCCTGAAGTATTGGCTGGACCGGTTCGATGTTCCGGAATACTACAATAAGAAGATTGAAGAGCTGTCCAAGGGTAACCAGCAGAAAATGGGCTTCGTCGCTGCCGTGGTTCACAAGCCGGAGATCCTCATCCTGGATGAAGCCTTCAGCGGCCTTGATCCGGTGAATGTGGAGCTGCTGAAGGATACGGTCAAAGAGCTGCGCGATCAAGGCACCAGCATCCTGTTCTCCACCCACCGGATGGAGCATGTCGAGGAGTTATGCCGCAATATTACGATTCTTGACCGCTCGAATACTGTCGTTCAAGGTGATATCCGGGAGATCAAGAAGGGATACCCGCGGGAGCATGTCGTCCTGCGCACTGCCGGAGAAGTGACCGGGCTGGCGGAGATTGCCGGAGTGACCGGAGTGGAGCGGCAAGAGCGGGGATATCTGCTGTCCATCAGCGAGATTGGCGCTGCACAGCGCATTCTGCAGGCGGCGATGGCTCAAGGCGAGGTCGAGCATTTCGAGATCAAGGAACCGACGCTAAACCAAATCTTCATCAGAGCGGTGGGTGAATCCAATGAATAA
- a CDS encoding ABC transporter permease, with protein MNKMATIIGFTFKNKVKTKSFMITTLILVLLLSIGMNIPYLIKVFKGEDGAKDATQIGVVAEQGFRPAELLLAYTPPAEAEDKVVFTAYPSAEDATLKQGIEDGKIEGYLTFAAEGSEGVPPVTYHSKDGDISSKLRTNLQAALQQVNTGLIVGDKLTESQVAAIFAPVSIDTAQLSTDGAAGGADQVRDKPPINYVVVYVLLMLFFMSVMMTGNMISAEITSEKSSRIMEILITSASPLTQMFGKVIGIFLVGLMQIAIISASIAVNLMLPHNSGILSDFDMDLGQLDVGILVYGFILYILGYFLYALMYAAVGSIVSRTEDLGQAVMPVMMLGFVSFYLPLFSISNPDTLLVKVASFVPFTSSLSLLLRIGVGEVALWEIMVSLAILLATTFLFGWLAAKIYRTGVLMYGKRPSIKEIRKAMKAYKI; from the coding sequence ATGAATAAAATGGCAACCATTATCGGCTTCACATTCAAGAACAAGGTAAAGACGAAATCCTTCATGATCACTACCCTGATCCTGGTTCTCCTGCTCAGCATCGGGATGAATATCCCTTATCTGATCAAGGTGTTCAAGGGAGAGGACGGTGCCAAGGACGCGACACAGATCGGAGTCGTTGCCGAGCAGGGCTTCCGGCCTGCCGAGCTGCTGCTTGCTTATACCCCGCCGGCTGAAGCAGAAGATAAAGTCGTATTCACCGCTTATCCTTCCGCCGAGGATGCAACGCTTAAGCAGGGGATTGAGGATGGGAAAATTGAAGGGTATCTGACTTTTGCCGCAGAGGGCAGTGAAGGTGTGCCCCCGGTAACGTATCACAGCAAAGACGGAGACATCAGCAGCAAGCTGAGAACGAATCTGCAGGCCGCCTTGCAGCAGGTGAACACCGGCCTGATTGTCGGCGACAAGCTGACCGAGAGCCAGGTGGCGGCGATCTTCGCTCCGGTGTCGATCGATACCGCGCAGCTTAGTACGGACGGGGCTGCGGGAGGCGCAGACCAAGTTCGGGATAAACCGCCCATCAATTATGTGGTGGTCTACGTCCTGCTGATGCTGTTCTTCATGTCCGTCATGATGACCGGCAACATGATTTCAGCCGAGATTACCTCGGAGAAAAGCTCGCGCATTATGGAAATCCTCATTACCAGCGCTTCGCCGTTAACTCAAATGTTCGGCAAGGTCATCGGCATTTTCCTGGTCGGACTGATGCAGATTGCCATTATCTCGGCCAGCATTGCAGTTAACCTGATGCTGCCGCACAATTCCGGCATTCTGAGTGATTTTGATATGGATCTGGGCCAGCTGGATGTAGGAATTCTTGTATATGGCTTCATCCTGTATATCCTGGGCTACTTCCTGTACGCCTTGATGTATGCCGCCGTCGGCTCGATTGTCAGCCGGACCGAGGACCTCGGCCAGGCTGTCATGCCAGTGATGATGCTGGGCTTCGTCAGCTTCTACCTGCCGCTGTTCAGCATCTCGAACCCGGATACGCTGCTGGTCAAGGTAGCCAGCTTCGTGCCATTCACCTCTTCGCTCAGCCTGCTGCTGCGCATCGGGGTCGGGGAGGTCGCCCTCTGGGAGATCATGGTCTCGCTGGCGATCCTGCTGGCGACCACCTTCCTCTTCGGCTGGCTTGCCGCCAAGATCTACCGCACCGGCGTCCTGATGTACGGCAAGCGCCCTAGCATCAAAGAGATCAGAAAAGCGATGAAGGCTTATAAAATCTAA